GCACAGCAGGGAGTGAAGATAAAAAAATCCTCCCTAGGGAAAAACAATATATAAAAGTTCAACTGCATAGCGTTCAGATGGAAAAAGTTCCGAGATCAAAAAACAGCAGCAAGGAGAGTAGCACAGCATCTTATAAGTTTAACTTGATTATATACATATGCTATAGCAACACATTGGATCCACCATGAAGTTTATTTTGCATAAAAAAAATGGGTCAGAAATGCTCACCAATGCATTGTGCATATTTCCTGGAGATGCAGAGATGAAGATGTCGCTGTGCAAGCCAACATAATAATCAACTGCAGCTAAAAGAGAAGCCTTCTTTTTAATCTGCGCACGTTCATCTGAAGAAGCAAGGCTCTTTTTGTCTTCCATTAGTGGAAACAATTTTCGTAAAGTTGATATCCTAGCTTCCCCACCATAAACCTGAAAAAACATGGAAATCCATCGGTAATGCTCATATAAACATGTCcataaaatcatttataaaCCATCAAACTCAAGTTAGTAGGATAAAAGACCTTGTGGGAAGCAAGGTATAGACGGGTACTGTTGTCAAAGCCCAAAGCTGCGAGAAGCAATCCAATCTCTTCAGGTGTCAATGGGCACCGACCCTGACTCCTCAATTCTTCATCAGTGAACTGTGAGTTAAGGACCCTTCCTTGCCAAATTACTTGTCGGTACTTGGCCAGAGCCAATTTTTCTGCTTTGCCCCCACCAAAGTCGCAGGCTGAATGGGCAGCCATATCCTGCAAGGAGATGGGTTAGTGAAAGGAAACAGAAGACAAGCATTCATGCATGCACTCTTACTAAACTGCAACGCCTAGATGTGATAGATCAATCACATTCCAAAAAGACATACATCATACAAAATAAACATAAATCTTTACAATACAACTCACTGGTACCTTGTCAAAACGAAGGTGTATAACTACAAACTTGCTGGCTTTGTTTTCATCAATCACATCAGTTGTTTCCCGTAGGTAATTAGTGCTAAGGACTTCAGTTCTTCTGGAAGGATACCTGAGGCGACTTACAAGAGCATCTCCAAGTGCTCTGATGTGGGGAACAAAAACTAATGCTTGAAAATTGACTTTACAACGCAAACGTTGGATGTCCATGGGCAAGTTATCAAAAGTCAGACGGTGAGAAAATGGGGAGATTGCAGCAATCCCATAACTGTACCATGTACAAACAAGTAACTGACTTCAGAAATTGCTGAGATGAGAAGATgaagtgaaaaaaataattcaaatagaAAACCATGCTAAAATTCATTCGTAGAATCATTGTACATAAACAGAGGATTTAAATCTAGATTCATTAGCCAACACTACATGTACACATTCACATACATCAGGAATGCCAATGCATGTTTTTGTCCTCAAATACTCCATCAGGAGATGGGAATATTTGATGCCTCACCAAAAAGTAGCATATTGAAAGTTGAGACTAGAAtcctaaacataaaaatttaatgaccaAGTAAACTTCAGATGTGAATTTTGGAGAAGAAGGTGAGGAGGGTACTACCAACCTCTGCAGTACAGGCAAGACATTATCCAGATACCAATTAGCTGAAGCATGAACAGGCGCGGTCTTAATTCTGGTAGCTCGAATAGCAGTGGCATAATATTCCCTTGTGCTCCAGGAGAACTCATCAGGCAGCTCTTTAACTATAGAAATGTCATCCTTCAACACATTAATAAAGTGATCGACATCAAATATATCCACGAATGAGCTGCAAGAAACAATATGCAGCTTCAGAATAAGGCCTTCTtcaaataataaagataattcaATACACACACACGTGCAGACACAAATGAATGTGTAAAACAATACCTTGAATCTTGCCAAACAGGATTGACTTCAAAATGTGGGATGACAAGAGTTGCATTCAATATTTTAGCAACTGCCACTGCATCACATATCTATCAATGAAACAACTCATCACATGAGATATTGAAGATATATTAAACAAGCATGCAATTGTAGACTTAATCAATGAAGGAAAGTAGGTATTAAACACTTTTGCTTAGACATACTGGAAAAATTTGAAGTACCTACCCCCATTCTCTGCTGGTTCAATCCTCCATCAAGAAATACTTGAAGATATCCCTCAGATTTCTCTGGCAATGCTGCTCAAAAATTAGTAAGTCAATAGGACGAAGCATGATGACATAAGAACATTATTGCATAAAATCACTTTCTTAGACTAGGATTTGATCAGGATGCAGAAATAAAACTTATAAGATATCTCTATATTTTTCATCACTCACAAGGGGCATTTGTAGATTCAACGCATGGCCTCCATCCTTGATCAGCTAAAGGAGCCCAGAGATCAGACAGTTTTTCATGTGACTAAACAAAGTGTATAAGAGTGAGGGGAAAATATGGATTCAGTTAAGCATGTAAATGGAAACTTTATGAACAAACTATCATACTAGGGAAACTGATGCTTACAGTCTCACGCTGCAAAGCACTCCTCAACAGAGATAAATGCCTAGGCTTTGGAACATTCCATTCCTGCAGAAAATAACCAAGTTGttacaatataatttttacCTGTACAAAGTCAATTCCATAATGTAGCCGTCAGCTTAAAATTAAACTATCACAGCCATAAGCATGTTGTCGGTGCATGCAAACTTCCTCCATTCTTAAAGGTGATATTTCAGAGAATGTACAACAGGAAAGAACCGAGTCAAGAGACAGTGTAGTACTACTGCATTTGCAAAGGTGATGCAAAATAAGCAGATTTCATATAAATCCACATGCCTCTCATGGAATAACACCCTACGAATCTGCACTCTGGAATGTCTGACACTGTAAGTAAAGGAACAATCATAAATAAGATTCCCTTTCCCTTCATTCAAACCCTATGGAGACAGCCTGCAAGGTAAGTCCAGTCTAATGTACTCAAATTCCAGATGTCAATTGGGTTTTGTCTTGTTCAATTAGTCTCTTGGCTGCTAACACGCTGGAAAGTAGTATCACAATTACCCAGTTTGAGTTCCCATCTCCACACACAGTCATAAGAACGTCACATGCACTCTCAGATCACATAGGAAACCTTCCAAATTTTCCAAAAATCCAATAGCTTCTTAAATCGCCAGCCAATAACCAAAAATTGTAGACCATGTAACTCAGACAAGTGAACCCACCAAACCCAATACATTAACCAATAAGTAGTTCCAGGTTACAGTAAGCTTATGTATTATATGACGACTCTTAAAACTAGTGAAGACGCCACTCAATTATTTACCTTGACATTTTGCAGCGAACGAACCCAGGCTAATCCCTATTCTACTTgctatttttatatttcaatcaAACAGGCAGATGCTGTACTAACCCTGAATTTTCCCACCATTAAGACATAAACAGCAGGCATAAAACAACATAATCAAAAGTGCTTCACATGAACATTTAATTTgaggaaattaaaaaaaaaaaaaagaataatcttCCTCTGAAAAATAGCCGTTAACATAAGTGGGCTAATAATCAAGAAATGAAAAAACTCGAGAGAGATTAAATTTTTCCATACCGAGAAGGTAGAAGGGGAGGCATGGCTCAATGGGCTAAACAAACCAGGCAAAAGCAGAGGTAAAAGCAACACCAGAAGTCCAGCAAGAGCTCCTCTTTGTTGGAGCTCCATGATCCCCAGGTAAACTAAAaactccaaactcaccaatcagaTCTCAAAACTGGGTTTCAGTGTTCTGGGTGTTTCCTTCTTGCTTGGTCCGTgatattgagaaaaataaaggaaatatTAATGGATGACAAGAGAAACAGCGGCAGACAGGCCTTATCACATGTAAACGCTACGTATAGGATTCCAATCCATTGCCTATAAATCACTCCTTTTTTTGACCTGCCTTGAGGTCTGTGAAAGAGAAAAGGAGAGTTAAAGCATCTCACATGGACACCTGTAACTGGCTTGATTACGGAGGGTGGTGGTGTCCCCTTCAAGGGCCCatggacaaaaaaaaaaaaagaaaacaaagctGTGTTTTTTTAGAGAGTTGATTCAGTGTTTTGTAGCTTTAACCTTGTTTTAGGAGTTGGGTATTATTGTTTTTCTAATTATTCTAGGCATTTTCAAGAATGGAACTTTTTGGAGAGAGGACCGTTGGGGAGCTTTTTCTTGCTTCCATTGATTACCCCCTTTACTCCCCAGTCACCAGTCACCAGTCACCAGTCACCAGTCACCACCACCGACACTATCACCTTTCAGTGACAGTTGCACGTTTCAAGCTGTGTATTTTATGACtaatcaaaatttattatttagttcatgaaaaatgtattaattaattaattaattttaaaaaatattttaaaatattttaaaaatttaatactgTATTCATACCATAATATTTGTCTTTTTAAGTTATCCATTTAAAtcagtaaaattaattaataaatttaattttttttaaaaatataataatttatttaatatattctgATGATACTTTTTTATATCTATATTATACATAAAAGTGGGAAGAAGAGAAATAATGAGATtactatgtttatgtttatattatttaattaaattttaaaatgataattattttattatttaaatatttttttaaaatagtgttaaatatttattatttaaaattaatgtatgtttaaatttgttatcatttaaaaatattttttacatatttttattttaaaaaatttataataatattttaatttataaatattaattatttttaacatgGTTTCATtttgtttatataattttattataatcgtGCGAATATCctatagaaaataataatatgaaaaaaaaaagattaacgtgtattataatattataataatattattttaatgcattgattattaataataaattaatatggaaaaaaatattataatcaatgcataaattataatattatttaatattatttgatattataaatGATATTAAGGTGCcttgataatttataattttaataaaaaataaaattattaaattttattgttaatttgattatataatttaatattaactaattttaaaataactattatattttgttataaattgtatttttatatttgtttcattattataaatattataataatttattttttatagaaaataaaaataaaaattattatatttaaattcaatatatttaaatattcatttaaaaaaataatcctactatttattttttttcaaattataatgcAAGCTGTGGCTGTGGAAGTGGGAAGATATTAGATGCAATTCATGATTTTTGGTTGGGTCCCATGTGTTTTTGGATACTATTGGTGGGCCAGAGACATTGAtagatcttcttcttcttcatcttcctcttctcttcaTACATctcctctttctctctctctattaTACATATTCTTTGGATTCAACTTATCACCTACCATGAAATTTTGTGGCCCTTCATCTTCTTAATTGATTGGTATGCTTTCCCATCCCCATTTAATTCCAATGTCTAAGATCTTTATCCACTCAACCATGGTTCAACCCTTGCTTTGGCTTGGTAGGTAGGCCTCTTATTCCTTGAAATTATGAATCTCATGTTATAAAATCCAAAAAATAAGATTTATAATATTGtgtaaacttaaaaaaaaaaacatttctcTCTACGTCTAACCGCTTTTTGGTACAGTGTTACATGTCTTTGTTACTCAAATTGTATGTAGAACCTCATTCCATTccaaacggccatttaattctatcGATACACATACAAATAGGGCTACGTCAATTATTTCCCTTCACATCACATCATCAGACTACATTATTTCCTGTTGGATCTCGGCTTACAATAGGTCCAGCCTACCCCATATGTCCGGATCGGGACTTGTAATGGTGGATCAGTCTGCCTAAACAAAAATGGATGGATTTTGGACCTGCTTTTTTTTTAGGGTCTGATCTTGCCCCAGAGATAAAAAAGGATCCGGTGTTTATcaaattcttaatatttttttcattttcatcaTTCCttcttataaaaatatgaaatatctCATAAGCCCTTGTACTTTGCACTATATAAACTTCCACTCAtcctattattaaattaattagctacaatcttttttattattattattttttaggatATTACACTTTTGTTTTTATATACTGAAAAAAGAATTCATGATTTATCAAAATAATtggaataaaattaatatggcctaattataaaaataagataaacattttttgtgtttttcaatctaattcaatatttaaatattaacataaaagcagtcaaattttcaaaatttataaaaattttatttaaatttttgaaattataaaatattgttgcaattttatctattttttaacatattttttaatttattttctagttgatcaaattatattattatcatcatcaattatttttaaactttatatttatattcatgtTGGACGGCtctattaaattgaataaattaaaaattaaaattttaatatttataaaagttaaatttaattaattttaaataaaaatttatttaaattgaattaatttaatttaatttgattaatcgGATATTACACCTTTTTACATCTTAGTAATTCCATATTACTAATGATGTTGACGTGATATTTTAAGAGGCAAAAAGAACGCAGAAAATTAAAATAGGTGAGgaagaaaacaaaagaaaagaaaagaaaagaaaagatgctCTTTGATCATGATTGACAAAGAAAAGATAAAAGGAGTAATTTTCATGGACATGACAACTATAGaagaatatcatcttttattttttatgccagaagaataaaataataaatatgtacatatatttagaaaaataaaattaaaaaaaaatttaagcttTATGCTCACTCCCAAAGGCCaaccaatatatatatatactttcttTTCCATATATTTCCCTGATTTATAAATTTTCCCTGATTTGTTTCTCTTGAGAGAAATGTGAGaaatttcttgttttttttttcctttctctttctctccatTTCCCTCAAACTATACAAAGCATAAAGGCTTTGTTTTCCTTCctcctttttccttttctctttccCCGTGAATCCCTTTTTGCTTTGCCTACAAGTTAATGTCTCAGTCTTAGGGTCAGTGACTTATTAATGATGCCTGTAAACAAAGCTTATAGGCTCATGCTATGCTACCCCCAATGAGTTCCTGTACCAAGaatataaactaaaattataattgcaaaaattctataaaaaaatctccaattttttacaattatacccttgatttgtttctttttaacaaaaatatattGAACTAACTATTATTTACAATTATTTACAACCAAGCAAAATGTCCAACCTCAAGATCGACGGAGGCAAAGAAAAAATGAGCATGGTATTTGGCAGAGTTCAGTTACTTAGAATATTATTCTGCATTCTTTTGAGAAAATTCTCATTATGATttgcttttaaaaattttcatttcaagaATTCCATCTAAGAAAGCCCTGCTTGCATAGTCTTTAATCCTGCAATGTGAAGCTACCATTTGTGGGATTAGTTGCTATTGACTTACCACCGTTGGTTTCTATTTGTTAACACATTGATGGAGAGTTCTTCCCCTTGGTTTTTCTGCAACCACAAATCCTATTGTAACTGCATCATCATCACGACATTAGCCAATAGCATGCAAGAAATATTTGACGAACTATGATTGAACTGGGTAAACAATGTGATTCACAGCTATTCTTGAAAAACACAGCTAAAGAAAATCTTTGCATGTCATCTATCTAAAGCTCATTTCACTGATGAAATGTCAGTTATTGAGCAGTTAAGACATAATAGGAGGCTTGTAAACTAGGAATCAAATTCCTGGCCAGATATTTGTTCATTGATGCCTCCTGTGTTCTATTTAATTGAACGGTTTTAAATTTAGCTTTCATCGTCTCAAAGATCCAAAAGTTTTTTGCCTGCTTCTTACTGTAGAAAAGAAATTGCGGATCATCTATTCTAATTATTTCTAATCACTTAACTGATTCCATTTGCCTGATTAATAAATTGGCCAAACCCAGCACTTTGCATGGAagagagagaggagagagaGTGAATCCTGAACCGTTCATTTTTTGAAAGCTTGGCAAGCTGCTGAGAATATACGTATACAAGCTGAAGAGAAATTCTATAGCAATAAAGAATGTTGGTGGCACTATATTATGGCAAAAATACAAACAGCTGCATGTAAGAAATGTTCATAAAATCTACTACCTACAACTACAAGGGAAACCATAtagacaattttttttaaaactgcATCACCGAGTTCTTGCACCTCTTGTAACCCAGTATCCAGCCTGTGTGATCC
This genomic interval from Manihot esculenta cultivar AM560-2 chromosome 12, M.esculenta_v8, whole genome shotgun sequence contains the following:
- the LOC110628191 gene encoding O-fucosyltransferase 31 isoform X1, which produces MELQQRGALAGLLVLLLPLLLPGLFSPLSHASPSTFSEWNVPKPRHLSLLRSALQRETSHEKLSDLWAPLADQGWRPCVESTNAPSALPEKSEGYLQVFLDGGLNQQRMGICDAVAVAKILNATLVIPHFEVNPVWQDSSSFVDIFDVDHFINVLKDDISIVKELPDEFSWSTREYYATAIRATRIKTAPVHASANWYLDNVLPVLQSYGIAAISPFSHRLTFDNLPMDIQRLRCKVNFQALVFVPHIRALGDALVSRLRYPSRRTEVLSTNYLRETTDVIDENKASKFVVIHLRFDKDMAAHSACDFGGGKAEKLALAKYRQVIWQGRVLNSQFTDEELRSQGRCPLTPEEIGLLLAALGFDNSTRLYLASHKVYGGEARISTLRKLFPLMEDKKSLASSDERAQIKKKASLLAAVDYYVGLHSDIFISASPGNMHNALLGHRTYKNLKTIRPNMVLLGQLFLNKSISWSDFQQAVLEGHENRQGQIRLRKAKQSLYTYPAPHCMCQA
- the LOC110628191 gene encoding O-fucosyltransferase 31 isoform X2, giving the protein MELQQRGALAGLLVLLLPLLLPGLFSPLSHASPSTFSEWNVPKPRHLSLLRSALQRETSHEKLSDLWAPLADQGWRPCVESTNAPSLPEKSEGYLQVFLDGGLNQQRMGICDAVAVAKILNATLVIPHFEVNPVWQDSSSFVDIFDVDHFINVLKDDISIVKELPDEFSWSTREYYATAIRATRIKTAPVHASANWYLDNVLPVLQSYGIAAISPFSHRLTFDNLPMDIQRLRCKVNFQALVFVPHIRALGDALVSRLRYPSRRTEVLSTNYLRETTDVIDENKASKFVVIHLRFDKDMAAHSACDFGGGKAEKLALAKYRQVIWQGRVLNSQFTDEELRSQGRCPLTPEEIGLLLAALGFDNSTRLYLASHKVYGGEARISTLRKLFPLMEDKKSLASSDERAQIKKKASLLAAVDYYVGLHSDIFISASPGNMHNALLGHRTYKNLKTIRPNMVLLGQLFLNKSISWSDFQQAVLEGHENRQGQIRLRKAKQSLYTYPAPHCMCQA